AGTATttagactggtgtttgaccaaacaactgggccTGAGTTGAcgcaaaattaaccatcacagcatGCTTATAAGAACCATTGTATCAATATTAGGTATAGTGTCTAGGGCCTATAAGCTTTTCGGGGAACCTACAAAATGTTTGAGATGTTAAAGTAAAATGTGCTGATtccaaaatgcaaaagaaaaggtACAAGtatgaattaatatttaattcaatGACAAAAAATTGTAAGCTTTTTCCCTAACAAATTAAGTGCAACTCCATTCTTCTGTACCTCACAACTATATTTAATGGGGGttgcattttaatatgtttaatatgATTTGAACTTATTTGTAGCCTAGGGAGTTCCCTCTTCCCCATTAATTCCTCTACTGTTTGTCTAGGTCTGTGCCATCTGTGGCCTGGAATAAACAATCCATCTGTTAGGAAACATCCTCCCAGAGTCAATTGAAGCATTCCCACTTCTCCACTTCccttgcatttaaaaatgttcctaCCTCTGCAGATGATTGCTTCTTTATCTAGCCACAACAGTGTGCCCGTGTTACACTGCACCTATGGTTCTTTAATGGAAATATTTGTTGCCATTTCTGTCTCCCTAGGCAATTCAGAGCTACTTGAGGGCAAGAGCCGTATCTTATTCAACCTTCCATTCTAGTGCTTAGCACAGGTCCAACATAAAATGGTAGCCCAATAATgctcatcatttttattattcagttgtTTTACCTTCAGCTACATTCAACCAACCAGCTTTATCTTCTGTGCTTTTCCCTACTTTATCTAATCTTCATAATAATTCTGTTGAAAACAACAGAACAATTCTGCTGAATAACAGGCATTGCTATATCTAATTTTAAGATGAAGGCATCCagtctcagagaggtgaagtgatttgcTCAGAGTTCTCCAGCTAATATTGGCTCTCTTTTAGATTTTCTCCTCTGTGCAGAGCTGTCTGTCACTAGGAGGTGATCCTTGCTCTTAAGATGCTTTGAATCAGAttattctctcccattctttaCTTAAGGCTACTTGCTCTTGCATGTGCCTTCGGAGATGCAGAATGGCTAGTCTGGGCCAGTGTTCCAATGCACTGGGTTCAGTAGATAGACCTCTACCAGCCGAGAGATGGCCTCTTGTTCTTGCCTTGCCTCTAGGCAGGGTCTCTTGTATTTCTTGTCTAGACCTcaaagaaaaaattctctttaaatgtTCCTCTCTACACTTCTGCTTCCTCAAAACCTTCTTAACTTTAACAAGTGCTTACTGAGTACATTGTATGTACCCAGCAGTGTTCTGTgtgtggggaatatagccataaacaaaacagagttccTCCCTTTGCAGCTCATGTTGTAGCAGGGAGCTGGTCAATAAAGTAATCGAGAAGTAGATATATAAGGGGGTGGTGACAggtactgttaaaaaaaagaaagagcataaGGAAATACTATAGGGAGCATCAGGAGAAATGGTTGGGAGGAGGAATCTTACTCTTTTCGAACCCACCTCCCTTCATGTTCTCGCTCCCCCTCCCCAATCCGGTGAGTTGACTGTCCACCGTGGGCAAATGAGATTTTTCACttacttagtgaaaaaaatatgacagtCAGATGACTGGAAAGGCAAACACTGCAGTCTGCAAACCAAACCAGAACTTCTGAAAGCAATGCTTTTCGTACATGTCATTGTTAAGTACTGTAACTCCAAATGCATTTTGGTTTCTATGGTGAGTTCCCTTTATCGGAAAGTCCACTTTTCTACTGCTTATCTCCAGGGCTTTTGTTTGCGTTTTGCTCACCCAGGCTTTCCTAAACCACATAAAAGATCAAAAAGAGCCTGGTTGAGGCTACTCTTACAGGAAAGCACCAGTTAAGGACTCTGGAAAGGACAGTATCTTCTGTTCCAGGTCATGATGGATTGGCTTCAGCTATTCTTCCTCCAGCCTGTATCACTTTATCAAGGGGCTGCTTTTCCTTTTGCACTTCTGTTTAATTACCTCTGCATTACGGATTCATTTTCCACTCATGCCAGGTAGGTTTGATGGCTAGTTTTGCTCTTATGTCTATGAATACTACAGTAGGTCAAAAAGCTCAGATTGGAATGCAGatgtgaatattaaatattaaatacactGGTTGTGTTTAAGTTATCATCACTGCCACTGATTATTGACTACTTGATCATAAATATGTCTGATAGAGTGAATCGGAACTGAAAATTGACATCATGTCTGCACTGACTCAGCCAAAATTTGATAGGTTCACAGTAAGTAGGAAAAGGCTGAAAGTAAACCAGGGAGAGATGGATGTTGAGGTGGTAAAGGAATTCCCCAAATGGATGCATCTATACCCCAACATCTATACCCCTCCCCGATATTCTTGAACAGTCCTAATTTCATGGAATTCTATCATTTTCagtaaagttaaattttattaaatatacacctatgatttttaaaatgcctttgtaTGATTTCTCAAACTTTGTTAGATTAGCTATATCTCAATCTGGGATCCAATAACTATTATCACTAGGGATTTGATAACTTGATTGAAATGATGTTTTTTATAGCTAATAAATTCAATACATTAGAGAcagtctctatttttaaaaagagttttatgGAATATCCTTTTGTAAAGCAAAAATCCATTGCCAAAGTTCTACCTCCTAATAATTCACTTTTTTGAAAACTAGGATTTTTATATACTGGAGAATCTTAAGTAAAATTTATCTGTATCTGACAATCAGGATGGCTGAGCTTGATTAAACTGTGGTAGGTTATTACATGTTCACAACTAGTTGACAGCACTTAACCTTCGTTTAGGAGACAGGGGAGGCCCTTGTGGAAACGTTTCCTATTGAGAAAGAATcacaaacaataaagaaaaacaagtgcAAAAATAAGAGTGAATTCCCGTAGGATTAAGGTTGCTGGCTCTGGAGTCAGCCTGGTGAGTCCTGGCCCCTTGCCTCTTGAGTGTCCTTGTGTGTGTGAATAAACTCTCTCTGAGTTTacctgtaaaaggggaataatGTCTACCTCATGgggttattttaaggattaaataaagatatttcttATAAAGGGGTTATTAGCACAATGCCCAGAATAAAATAAGTACTTAAAAAAACCACACATCCTGCATTGCACATGTGTAGGCATTTTAATGTTTACAGATCCCCAGGGCAGTTGCTTCTAGGAAGAGCTTTGCTTCAGGTTTCACTTCTGCTGTGTTAGGAAAAAGTGTTCTCCGTTATTTCCCGATGGCAGGGAGACAAAGACTTGGACCACAGTGTtcatgggggtgggtgggggaggagtcAGCCCAGGCCTAGGCTGAAAGAGCAGCTCAGGAATGGCCAGGGCCTGTGGAATAGAGTCCTCACACTGAGGCACCTACCATCAccctcaggaaagaaaaagaaattcttggaAAGGTGTGTGCGTCACAGGGGCAAGGGGCCGTGATCTACGCCCTGTGACGTAGAGAAAATCCTCTTTGGTTCACTTTTCCTGTCCCTGATCACTCAGTCCCTGTTTCACATTTGTTCTGGCCTCTTTGTTCAgatttattaattaattcaaaggaaaaaacaaaccaacctcTGTATACTGTGCAAAGGAGAGCTGAGTCTTCATAATGTGGAGTCCCTGGGGCCTCCTCAGATCCGCCAGGCACCACGAGGCACCTCCACAAACCACTTAACTGATGTGggtatttatgttttaaaaaaagctctGAGTCATGAGATCTTAAAATGCTATAGAGAGGATTATGGGCAGATATAAAAACTTTCTAATTGAGTTTTCAAATGCTTATCAAAGGGAGGCATTGAATTCCTTCCACCACCACCTTTTTTTAGGACCAGGGCAGTGCAACCCTATGGAAAAGGAGACTCATGTGGATGAGACGGTGTCTGGAGAGCCCTCCTAGATCCTCCACCTGAGAGTCACATCTCTTCGGTCGGGCAGCAAGCCCACGGCCGGGTGTTTAAGATGGCCCCTCTGGGAAACTTTCCAGGCCTGTCTCCACAGGATTGTTAGGGGCAGGTGTCCACACGGGCTTGGCAGACATCAAAGAGGGGTGCCCAGCATCCCGGAGGCAGGAATCAAGATTTGTCTCCTGAGGAAGTTGTTTACAAGTTGACTCTGgctcttttctttgaaagaagACAATGAAGACTTTGCAGGGACAACAGTGTGGCTTCTTTAGGGGGTAAGCTGGGGCCCACCTCCACTGGGCTCCCCAGATGGGTGGCCATCTGGAGTGACTCACCTGTTGCACTCTGTAAGGCAGTCTCGTGGTCGGGCCGTGCTCTCTTCCAGGTACCTCTTCCTCCTGGTGGGAGGCGGCGCCCTGGCCGTGGCTGCCATGGGTTCCTTCGCTGTGCTGGTCTTCACCCCCGCTCTGTGCGCCGTGGTTCTGATCTGTTTGCTCGGCCCCCGGGACGTCcacaggtggactttcctctttcAGATGAGCTGGCAGACGCTGTGCCACCTGGGTCTGCACTACACAGAGTATTACCTGCAAGAAGCTCCTTCCACAAGGTAAGGCAGCCCCTTCCTGTGCTTTGGCACCAAGCCCGCCAGGGGTCTGCTTGCACCAGGTGGTCGTGGAGAGGACCGGGGCGTTGAGTTTGAATCTGAATTCTTCCACATCTCAGCAGTGTGAACTTGAGCCAGTCAgttaacctctctcagcctcaatgTCTTTCCGAAatgaaaggtgtgtgtgtgttgcagggGTAACTACCTATCCTGCAAGCCTCTTATGTTAGAGGTTATGAATGTAAGTGTAACTATATGACTAACACCCTAATAACTACCATGTGTTGCCTCCGAAGCATGGTGTCTGGCATTAGCTGTAATTGTCGTGCCCACGAGAAAGGGGGTGAACCAGAAGTCCCAGGGCTACAGGGCCAGTCTATAGGTGACTAAGCACAGTACGCACACCTCAGCGTAGGTGGTTTAGACACACAGTCAgcagcctctcctccctcttAGTAGGACAGAGAAGGTATCAACCTACTGTAAACCTTTGCTGCCTTCCCATGGCACCTGCTGTGTAAGAGTTTTATTTTGATTGAGATTCAACTGTTTGTTCCATCCCCCTAGAAAAAGGGAAGTCACCCaatccagggggaaaaaaatcaggtgCTAATTACAGTCTAGGGAAGTGTTTTCCTGAGTCGGTGAGATCACCAGGATTAGAGGGAGGGAAACAGGTATCTCTGCCATCCCGAGGCCTGTTGTCCTTGGCTCCCACTGTGATCCCTGTTGGCCTGGGTCCATAGTTGCTCCATGAGCTGGAGCTGGGACCTGTTGAGGAGGGTCAGCTCTCTGATTCTAGCTCCCTCACTATGCCATTCCTCCCACATCCAGAATCCTTTTCTTGATTCTATTTTCACCAAAGGATTGGGGCTGGCTTCTCTGAAGGCAGGCAAGATGGCAggtgggtagggggtggggagcactGACTGTGATGTGGTGAGTTAGAGTTTTGGCAAGGAGCCGGCACCTGATGGGGCTGGAGGAGTGAGTTGAACAGGACCTGGCTGGACGGGAGGGAGGCTGAGCCAGAGCTGAAGTGGGAAGGTGTGTTAGTTTGTTCTGGATCTCATGCCAAGTACCGGGAACATGGTGGCTTcaataacagacatttatttcctctgtaggctggaagtccaaggtcagggtgctgGCAGGTTCAgcttcttctgaggcctctctccttggcttgtatgtggccgtcttctcccctctgtgtgtgtctgtgtcctagcctctttttataaggagaccagtcatactggattaaggcccacccttctggcctcattttaccttaattacctctttaaagaccccaaCTCCAAATATAGttgcattctgaggtactggaggttaggacatcaatgtatgaatttggggtggggcACATTCACCCTTTAACAGAAGGTGAGTGAACAGGGGTTGGTGGCATTTGGTGGCTACTCTGCTTACTGTTAGGATAAGTCAAGTAAGGAGATGAGTTGTCCTTAAGTCCTCAGACTCAGAAAGAAACAGCAGTGGTTGGGAAACAGTGCCATTTTGTCCCCACAGAACAGCATTCCTGATGGTAGCGTGTGTCACtgtaattttcattaattttctccaCAATAATCCTGCCAACAGGGTCTTCTGTGCTCTGATGGTGAAGAAGGAGCAGTTCAGGTGATTGGTTAATGACTCAGCACACACACTGAACCTCTAGCTTGACTCACTGTTCCTCAGCCCAGACCCCAAAGCCTGCAGAATCTTACAGTCAGCGATGGGTTCATATGCAAAATCTTCCTATAGTCTCTTCACGACTAAGGTTTCGTTTCTTCTACAGCAAATTTCTCCCAGATCCCTGATCCTAATCTTTATAAGCCATTCTTAGAGTTATTATACTCAATTATTTCCCTCTAATCTTCCTTGTCATTCTTTTATTTGCCTCTCTGACTAATGattcatttctccttttatttaccTTTCCATCCTGCTCAGAGGAGCCTGTGGTTCTGAATTCATCCAAGCATCTTTGTGGGGGTACTGCAGGCCCTGAGGTTGGTCTTAATTGTTTACTGCTGCCCATTTGCCGTTTGTCCTGTGTGAGGGGCTGGAAGGGGTTAAAATAAATGTGGagtgtttttacatttaaaaaaatctctttcaggTTCTGCATCACTCTTTCTTCCCTCATGCTCTTGACCCAGAGGGTCACATCCCTCTCTTTGGATATTTGTGAGGGGAAAGCAGAGGCAGCATCAGGAGGCATCAGGAGCAAGAGCTCTTTGTATGAGCATCTGTGCAAGGCACTGCCCTATTTCAGCTACTTGCTCTTTTTCCCTGCTCTCCTAGGAGGCCCCCTATGTTCCTTCCAGAGATTTCAGGCTCGTGTTCAAGGGCCCAGCAGTTTGTATCCCAGACACTCTTTCTGGGCTCTGACCTGGAGGGTTCTGCAGATCCTGGGACTAGAGTGTCTAAAGGTGGTCATGCGGTGGGTAGTGGGCACAGGAGCAGGACTGACCGACTGCCGGCAGCTCCAGTGCATCTTTGTCATGTGGTCCTCAGCCGGGCTCTTCAAGCTCACCTACTACTCCCACTGGATCCTGGATGACTCCCTCCTCCACGCAGCGGGCTTTGGACCTGAGTCTGATCAGAGCCCTGGTGAGGAGGGGTACATCTCTGATGCggacatttggacactggaaaccACCCACAAGATATCTCTGTTCACCAGAAAGTGGAACCAAAGCACAGCTCGGTGGCTCCGACGCCTAATTTTCCAGCAGGGCAGGACCTGGCCCTTGATGCAAACATTCGTCTTCTCCGCCTGGTGGCACGGGCTCCATCCGGGACAGGTGTTTGGTTTCCTCTGCTGGGCTGTGATGTTAGAAGCTGACTACCTGATTCACACCCGTGCCAATCTGTTCATCAGGTCCTGGCCGATGTGGCTGCTCTACAGAACCCTCACCTGGGCCCACACCCAGCTCATCATTGCCTACATCATGCTGGCCGTGGAGGTCAGGagcctctctgctctctggctgctgtgtaATTCTTACAACAGTGTCTTTCCCACAGTGTactgtattttgctttttctattagtgaaaagaaagcataaatttAACTGACATCTTTCCCCAACCTTCATCTTATACATCCATGAAACAGACTTTAGAAAGTGCCAGATGGTGCCTTGAAGATGCACGTGTTTGAACttttccataataaaagttttttttaaaaaaaatattggatGTATATACCTCATGTCTTGGAAAAGAAATCTGTATATCTACTTTAACCAGCTATTAATACTGGTACTGaggaactaaaaaagaaaaagacatgattTCTTCCTTTAGGGTTTACAGTTTGGGTGTGGAACCAAAGTTTAGGTTTAATATGATACATAAAAACATAAGGTACTGCGAATCAATGGCAAATGGTACATACAGATGGTCTCCAACTTACAACTCCCCAACTTTATGATGATGCAAAATTTGTATGTGTTTAGTAGAAATCgtacttcaaattttgaattttgatctttcccTGGCTAGTGATTTACAGCATGATGCTCTCCTATGATGCTGGCAGTGCAGCCGCAGCTCCCAGTCAGTGACACAATCACGAGAATATCCAACCAATACACTTACAACTACTATTCTGCACCCCGACAACCAACCTCTTTTCCACTTGCAGTAGAGTATTCAATCAATTACATGAGACATTCAACACTGTATTATAAACagtctttgtgttagatgattttgcccaactgtaggctcatgtaagtgttctgagcacctTGAAGGTAGCTTGGCTAAGCCATGATATTCTGTAGGTTatgtgtattaaatgcattttcaatttaTGATATTTTCAGCTGATGATGGATTTATCAGGACGTAACCCTGTTGTAAGTTGAGGGAGATCTGTACATGGACATCAAAAAATTGAGGGTCCAGTTGTTACACTTGGTTCTGGAAAGCAAGtttagcaaaacaaaaccaacaagacCAAACCTAAATAGTATTATCGGTGTGTTACATGAACTAGAGATGTATCCTATCCAGAAGTAATCTGAAAACAGTCATCTGAGTAATTCTAAAATTGGTATTACTTCAGAGAAAGGTTAATAAACCGAAAATCCAGCGAAGACTAGACAACCACTTACATAACTCTTAATACAAATCTGACCCATGAAATATGTCACACAAAGAGACCAAAACAAGAGGTAAACACCGTTTCAGTACAACTTTGAGGGTCTGGTCTTTTTTCTTGGCATATCCTAAATaacttcttctgtttctttctctgttggaATTTGAAATATACCAAGAGAAAGATGTCAGGACCTCCAAGTTACAGTGAAGCAATGTCATTTTAACTAGCGTTTTCCCATTACTGCCACATCTGTGGGCCACCTGGATtgttatataattaatttttttctttaactcaacttacttttaaaaacttaccCTCCTTCTGAGCAGTAGCATTGGTGAAAATTGGCTTTAGTGTACTAACAATATTTCATTGTAATGCTCACTAAAAGAAACACATCCTTGTTTAGATGAAAAATGTTTGTATACCACTTAAAATCACTTGCTTCCCCCAGGATTACATCTGTCCCACTATAGGAAGCATTGTACAAGTATCTATGCTTCCAAAACCAATCATTTTCATCCTCCAAATATAAAATGGCaagaaatcttttaatttttaaaacttgacaaACATAGTACTAAGAGGTTATGGATTACTTAGAAAGTTGGGTCAGTATCACTCACCAACATTTAGGCAAACAAATAGCCCCCAGTCTTAGCACATAGCACAACAAGCAGCAAGGGCCTGGAACATATGGCAAGAATCTGTGACCTTACCCAGCACGGTTCTTTTTCTCATTACGCTCAATAGCCCAGATGAGACAATGTGGACAAAATGGGGTTTCCAGGGTTGGGAACGGTCAAGGGGGATATGGTAGGTAGCCAAGAGGGTGTTAAGGCTCTCAGACGATCACAAGCATTGAAATGACAACCCTTAGAAGCCCCCCAGAGAAGCAAgtgggatggtggtggtgatggtggcagtgtCATAAATTGAGAGAAAAGTCAAATAATCATGGAAGCACtatcttttacagaaaaaaaaatgtttaacattagGAGAACGGTTAAGCAAATTACGATAAACTGTTACAGAGCTATTAAAAATGAATGCTTTTTTACAGAGGCACTTCTAGGGAGCTGGCTACATGAATGTATATGTGCCTCAGTTTATGAAAATCctttgaactgtacacttaagataCGTGCAAGTTTCTGGATAAATGTTACACTTCAATAATTTTGAGTGAGTGCTTTTAATGATTAGGGAAATGCTTATGAGAGAATGTTCAATTTTGAAAATAGTTACTTAAGTCTTTCAAAGTGCAACTTGGTCTCCAAATCTACTATTGATGGTCAGGGGTAATTTCTGCTCCTCTGATTGGTTAAAACCAGGACATCTACTTCCTTCTCTTCCTATTGGCATCTTCTAGGAAGTGTTTCATTTAGCTGGATAACATAAAGAACAATGCAGTTTGAGGAAGTTAATCTAAGGAAAAAAGTCAGAGCCAGAGATGGAGACCCAAGAGCCATCTGTCTGCAGAGATCCTGGGGTCCAAGAAGGCAGGGAACAGAGAGACTCCCTTCAGTCCTCATTTCCTTTGTTAGGACTGAACTCTTTCAGTCCTGGCTCCTTGGcaactttattttccctttccttcagtTACTGATTGTCACTTGCAAGACTGTGCCCACTACCTCCCCAATTCCCTTGACACGTGACTGATAGCATCTGCTTATTCTCCTCTTCTTATTAATCTATGGCTCTGATCTTGCTTCCGAAACTGgatttgatgtttttcttctcCTGTTTGATCTAGAAAGGGCCCCAGGCCATCCCTGCTTTTTATCTCATTCTGGCTCCTATGTTGACAAATCATGCTTATCCTCTACAAATGCAAGGAAAAGGCCAGCAGCCTCTGTCCTGTGAGCAGTAGCCCTGGACAAGTGAGTTAGATTAGGTGGGCCAAGTACTAGAGCTAAGCCCCAGGTGGGCATACACCTTCTGAGCCCTGGCCTCCCACCTTGGGATCAGCCTAATTACTCTGAAGGGTTTGGTAGGAGCCCTTACAGATCCTCTCCCCGTTCGCCCCCAGGGGACCTCATCCCCTTGTTTGAAAGTATCAGCATGTGAGATTCTAGTGATTAAGAAATACCTAAAAATGGGAGAAGCCGTGATAACTGAAAAGCTCAGAATGCAGATGTTGATGCAAATAATCAACAAACAATCTATTAATAAGGAACAGATGAGAGGTTTATTCCAGCCAAGCTGAGGACTAGCCCAGGAGGGCAGTTTCCACCAAGAAAGAAAGTAACCTTTctttatatcttgtcagaacaaagagcATATATCAATCATGACAGAAGTACATTCCTTCAAAGTTTCAACAGTTACAGATTAGCATGTACACAGTGAGTCAGCATGACTCTGGCATCTGGGAAGGGAACCTTATCTTCAAAGGAGTACTGGCATTGGTATTATAGGAAGGGGGGCTTTTAAGGGAAAAACAGCAAGGTTACATTTAGTTCTATGAGCTGTTTATCAAGAATTATAATTGGAACTGGCAAAAAGTAAGGGTACATTAAGTAGGGATTGGTTGGGGTCCTAAATGGTTGTTTAGTCATGAGGGAGAGACCTGAGACCACAAGGTTGCAGTTGGCAGGTGTTGTTCGGAATACGACCTTGGGCCTGGTACAGTTCCAAGAAAGTTCAAGTACTCAGAGGGGCAGAGATGTGTCTGAGACCAGATACTCAATGGCCACCCGACTCCACTTCTGTACGCCTGAACCCTGATTACTCCATTATAATTTCAATTTGTCATCACTGGCAAAGTTTAATTAGAAGATAACAAAAAGCTACAAAATTTGCCTTCTTAAGAGGACCAAGGAACCATAGATGCCATTATTTGTCTGTTGAAATGGCATTGCCTAGTAAATGTGCCACAAAAACTTCAGGTTACCTCTTGACCTCTTGTTTTGGATAAGCCGGGCTCACAGGGCAGTCCTGGCCCCCAACGCACATGCAGCTACTCACTGATGCTGGCCTCCTTTTCCATCTGCTAGCAGATGCCATGACCAACCAACAGGCAGCTAGTGGCTCTAAGTGATCGACTCCAATTGTTACATGCTTCCAAAGGAGATGATCCCATCTTGGTTTCATCTGTAATGTAGTTTTATAAAGCAAACTGTAAGGAGACTTCACTGATACACATCCAGGCTGTTGACCCATCAATCCTTGATTCATCAGTTCCACAAGAACACGGAAATGGAGGCCCAGGTGGAGACTGCTGAGGAGTTTGTCTTGGTGAGAACTTGAAGATCCTGAGAGCCAAGATCTACCTCTGCCCAAAGGATGCCACTCAGCCCATGTGACCAACATCCTGCAGGCAATCTCTCCCTGGTCACCTGAGAGGCCCTGGCAGCCAGCCTGCCAAGCTTGCTTATGAAGGGGAAGGGATCAAACAATGAGGAGCAGGCTGATGGTGAAGCAGGTCCAGTGGCTGTGAAAGAACAGATCTGACCACTGTCTCCGCAGGAGCACTGTGGAGACCAAGAGATTATGGACCTGGAAATGACCAAATGCCATAAAAGAATTGGCAATCATGAGTAATTATCCTGGTTAAAATGCCAACTATTAGACTGTAGATTCAGGTCACTTTCAACAGGTTCTTCTTTACGTGTT
The Camelus dromedarius isolate mCamDro1 chromosome 22, mCamDro1.pat, whole genome shotgun sequence DNA segment above includes these coding regions:
- the MBOAT4 gene encoding ghrelin O-acyltransferase gives rise to the protein MMDWLQLFFLQPVSLYQGAAFPFALLFNYLCITDSFSTHARYLFLLVGGGALAVAAMGSFAVLVFTPALCAVVLICLLGPRDVHRWTFLFQMSWQTLCHLGLHYTEYYLQEAPSTRFCITLSSLMLLTQRVTSLSLDICEGKAEAASGGIRSKSSLYEHLCKALPYFSYLLFFPALLGGPLCSFQRFQARVQGPSSLYPRHSFWALTWRVLQILGLECLKVVMRWVVGTGAGLTDCRQLQCIFVMWSSAGLFKLTYYSHWILDDSLLHAAGFGPESDQSPGEEGYISDADIWTLETTHKISLFTRKWNQSTARWLRRLIFQQGRTWPLMQTFVFSAWWHGLHPGQVFGFLCWAVMLEADYLIHTRANLFIRSWPMWLLYRTLTWAHTQLIIAYIMLAVEVRSLSALWLLCNSYNSVFPTVYCILLFLLVKRKHKFN